The following are encoded together in the Gemmatimonadaceae bacterium genome:
- a CDS encoding PadR family transcriptional regulator, translating into MPPTPDQIELLQGTLDMLILKTLLFGPAHGHGIAKHIQQTTRDVLVVEHGSLYPALHRLERNGWIASRWQTPPGRTREFKCYRLTAAGRRQLRARQSRWDTLVHAIGRVMQPAPET; encoded by the coding sequence ATGCCGCCGACACCCGACCAGATCGAGCTGCTGCAGGGCACGCTCGACATGCTCATCTTGAAGACGCTGCTGTTCGGTCCCGCGCACGGCCACGGGATCGCGAAGCACATCCAGCAGACGACGCGCGACGTGCTCGTCGTCGAACACGGTTCCCTGTATCCCGCGCTCCACCGCCTCGAACGCAACGGCTGGATCGCCTCGCGATGGCAGACGCCGCCCGGCCGCACGCGCGAGTTCAAGTGCTACCGCCTAACGGCAGCCGGACGGCGCCAGCTCCGCGCCCGGCAGTCGCGCTGGGACACGCTCGTCCACGCGATCGGCCGCGTGATGCAACCGGCGCCGGAGACGTGA
- a CDS encoding ABC transporter permease: MTVRRFFRRAGAPRDDDIRRELADHLELEAEDVARQSPGTPSDAAATARRRFGNPTFVAEEMRAVWRLTWLEQIVQDVRHGARGLRRSPAYALTATITLALGIGASTAVFSLGDHVLARPFPQLPQRHLVWIVQRSPRQCPSCDVASPAAFMALGERATTLSAVGAAALWRASLNGAADAPSELVTGYRVTPNLLSLVSAPFALGGNFTSDAGTPGRDGVAILSYDYWQQRFDHSRGVLDSTIVLDGAARRVVGVLAKGVAFPEAVDVYAPLVLTADDANNHSAKRLDIFGRLAAGSTLADAQREAARISAQLASESPKTDDGWILVPRPINAFHNDDTRTLVQIVGAAVALVLIAACVSAANLALARTSARRREMALRAALGGRRGRLARHLLFEALLVALAGAALGVGLAAWGIRAALRIMPPAMTRYAPGFAFVRVDVRAMTFALVLCLLVTLLFALLPALRAARTPLSAVLADGGRGAAGDMHGTRLRAALVVVEVSVALIVLTAAALLTRSARNMINGNPGVRLDHVLTMQLSLPRGASDGTARDFVSRLDSRLRTVPGVLAAGVVSTTPLSNNYWGTTYSVPGRPPQPDGSPLTANDQRISPDYFRAMGVRIVAGRGITAGDRADTSAERVAVINHYLATFLWPNADPLGRTLTIDSVPWTIVGVSSDVHQGGLDEPMRPEIYRAAAQAPSTAMDLEVWTAGDPRAMREAVRLAVARVDPRVAVGDPLTMREMDARHVSPFWLIADIVNTFAIIVVLIAVVGLYGVIAYGVAQRRRELAVRMALGATRRDIVTYVAGGAVRLTALGVFIGAAGAVAFSRLLQAVLYGVGAGDYGTLLAVTALLLVASVAAALIPCWRAARVHPARSLAE; the protein is encoded by the coding sequence GTGACCGTGCGCCGCTTCTTCCGCCGGGCCGGCGCCCCTCGCGATGATGACATCCGCCGCGAGCTCGCCGATCACCTCGAGCTCGAGGCGGAGGATGTCGCGCGCCAGAGCCCGGGCACCCCCTCGGACGCAGCGGCCACGGCTCGCCGACGGTTCGGCAATCCAACCTTCGTCGCTGAGGAAATGCGTGCCGTGTGGCGACTCACGTGGCTCGAGCAGATCGTGCAGGACGTGCGGCACGGCGCGCGCGGACTGCGGCGCAGCCCTGCATACGCACTCACCGCGACGATCACGCTCGCACTCGGCATCGGTGCGTCGACCGCCGTGTTCAGTTTAGGCGACCACGTCCTCGCGCGGCCGTTTCCGCAATTGCCGCAGCGCCATCTCGTGTGGATCGTCCAGCGTTCTCCGCGCCAGTGCCCATCCTGTGACGTTGCATCCCCTGCGGCCTTCATGGCGCTCGGCGAACGCGCAACAACGTTGTCGGCAGTCGGCGCGGCGGCATTGTGGCGCGCCTCGTTGAACGGCGCGGCGGATGCGCCGAGCGAGCTCGTGACCGGCTATCGCGTCACGCCTAACCTGTTGTCGCTCGTGTCGGCGCCGTTCGCGCTCGGCGGCAACTTCACGAGCGACGCAGGAACACCGGGTCGCGACGGCGTCGCAATTCTCTCGTACGACTATTGGCAGCAGCGATTCGACCACAGTCGCGGCGTGCTCGATTCGACGATCGTGCTCGATGGCGCGGCCCGCAGAGTGGTGGGCGTCCTCGCGAAAGGCGTCGCCTTTCCGGAGGCCGTGGATGTGTACGCGCCGCTCGTCCTGACCGCCGATGACGCGAACAACCACAGCGCGAAACGGCTGGACATCTTTGGCCGGCTCGCCGCCGGATCGACGCTCGCCGATGCCCAACGCGAGGCCGCGCGCATCAGCGCGCAATTGGCGAGCGAGTCCCCGAAGACCGACGACGGGTGGATCCTGGTGCCGCGCCCCATCAACGCGTTCCACAACGACGACACTCGCACGCTCGTGCAGATCGTCGGCGCAGCGGTTGCGCTCGTCCTCATCGCCGCGTGCGTGAGCGCCGCGAACCTCGCGTTGGCCCGCACCTCCGCGCGGCGGCGCGAGATGGCGCTTCGCGCCGCGCTCGGCGGCCGGCGCGGCCGGCTCGCCCGGCATCTGTTGTTCGAGGCGCTGTTGGTCGCGCTCGCCGGCGCTGCGTTAGGCGTCGGGTTGGCCGCGTGGGGCATCCGCGCCGCCCTGCGCATCATGCCGCCGGCCATGACGCGCTATGCACCGGGATTTGCGTTCGTGCGCGTGGATGTGCGCGCGATGACATTCGCGCTCGTGCTCTGCCTGCTGGTCACGCTGCTCTTCGCACTCTTGCCTGCCCTGCGCGCCGCGCGTACGCCGCTGTCGGCGGTGCTCGCCGATGGCGGACGGGGCGCGGCCGGCGACATGCACGGGACCAGGCTGCGAGCGGCGCTCGTCGTCGTCGAAGTGAGTGTCGCGCTCATCGTCCTCACGGCAGCCGCGCTCCTCACGCGCAGTGCGCGAAACATGATCAACGGCAACCCCGGCGTTCGCCTCGATCACGTGCTGACGATGCAGCTGTCTCTCCCGCGTGGCGCCTCCGACGGCACCGCACGCGATTTCGTGTCTCGACTCGACAGCCGGCTCCGCACCGTACCGGGCGTGCTCGCGGCCGGCGTCGTCAGCACGACACCGCTCAGCAACAATTATTGGGGCACCACCTATTCGGTGCCCGGGCGTCCGCCGCAGCCCGATGGCAGCCCGCTCACAGCCAACGACCAACGGATCAGCCCGGATTACTTCCGCGCCATGGGCGTCCGCATCGTCGCCGGCCGCGGCATCACTGCCGGCGACCGCGCCGATACGAGCGCCGAGCGCGTGGCGGTGATCAACCACTACCTGGCAACGTTTCTCTGGCCCAACGCCGATCCGTTAGGCAGAACACTGACCATCGATTCCGTCCCCTGGACCATCGTCGGAGTCTCGTCGGACGTGCACCAGGGCGGGTTGGACGAGCCGATGCGCCCCGAGATCTATCGTGCCGCGGCCCAGGCGCCGTCCACAGCCATGGACCTGGAGGTGTGGACCGCCGGGGATCCGCGAGCGATGCGCGAGGCCGTCCGACTCGCCGTTGCCCGCGTCGATCCCCGCGTCGCGGTCGGAGACCCGCTGACCATGCGCGAAATGGACGCACGCCACGTTTCGCCATTCTGGTTGATCGCGGACATTGTGAACACGTTCGCCATCATCGTCGTGCTGATCGCCGTGGTTGGCCTCTACGGTGTGATCGCGTATGGCGTCGCGCAGCGCCGCCGCGAGCTGGCGGTGCGCATGGCATTGGGCGCGACCCGTCGCGACATCGTGACGTACGTCGCCGGCGGCGCCGTGCGCCTAACGGCACTCGGCGTGTTCATCGGCGCTGCCGGGGCGGTGGCCTTCTCGCGGCTGCTCCAGGCCGTCCTCTACGGCGTCGGCGCCGGGGATTATGGCACGCTGCTCGCCGTCACCGCACTCCTCCTCGTCGCGTCCGTCGCCGCCGCGCTCATTCCCTGCTGGCGGGCCGCACGCGTCCACCCGGCGCGCAGCCTCGCCGAGTAA
- a CDS encoding pitrilysin family protein yields MSLLRPAVFAAALLSAPAAAQQTPPAKPMPAPPSASAHAPGVPDIAYTRFVLGNGLTVLVHEDHKAPIVAVNLWYHVGSKNEVIGKTGFAHLFEHLMFAGSENHNDRYIPAAEALGATDLNGTTNEDRTNYFETVPVSALDRTLFLESDRMGHLLGAIDSARLTLQRGVVQNEKRQDENEPYGKTEVIIPENTYPAGHPYSHSVIGSMDDLDAASLEDVKTWFRTYYGPANVTLSIAGDITVEAARQKAQQYFGDIPPGPPITKQSTWIAKMTGVHRQIMQDRVPQARTYQVWNVPEFGAPDATYLGLVASILGSGKASRLYKRLVYRDRTATDVFAYLNAREIGGQFNIVATAQPNGKLDDVERAVNEELAAFIRTGPTPTELARVKTEYRADFVRRVERIGGFGGTSDILARGQTFVGNPGEYKVELQRVQRATIADLRGAAQRWLSDGVYVLDVVPFPDFAAAAGGVDRKTMPAIGTPPDAPLPPAEHATLSNGLKVVLSRRTTIPLVRMSMLLDAGFAADKPNAPGVSSMTMRMLDEGTTTRSATQISDALASLGADLGASSGLDVATVSLSVLRDKMDSALALYADVILHPTFPASDLAREKQATLANIQQEKVEPTGLALRVVPALLYGPGHAYSQPLTGSGTEASVNAMTRDDLAAFARSWFKPNHATLVVVGDITMAELAPKLERVFKDWKPGDVPAENIATVPGPTKTKVYILDRPGAEQSIIIGGSLIAPTANPHELAFETLNDAFGGSFSSRINMNLREDKHWSYGSFAFAQDARGQRPWFIYAPVQTDKTKESLAELVKELHDIAGARPLTAAEVQGAKDRETLTLAGRWETGGAVRGALSDIAAYGLPDDYYQTYESRIRALTPEDIAKAVSTFIQPDREIWVVVGDRAKIEAGVRQLALGEVTFLDADGKPETTSP; encoded by the coding sequence ATGTCCCTGCTCCGTCCAGCCGTCTTCGCCGCCGCGCTGCTCAGCGCGCCCGCCGCCGCGCAGCAGACGCCGCCGGCCAAGCCAATGCCCGCTCCGCCATCGGCCTCGGCGCACGCGCCAGGAGTCCCCGACATCGCATACACCAGGTTCGTCCTCGGCAACGGCCTAACGGTGCTCGTGCACGAAGACCACAAGGCGCCGATCGTCGCCGTCAACCTGTGGTACCACGTCGGCTCGAAAAACGAAGTCATCGGCAAGACGGGCTTCGCGCATCTCTTCGAGCACCTCATGTTCGCGGGGAGCGAGAACCACAACGACCGCTACATTCCCGCCGCCGAAGCGCTCGGCGCGACGGACCTCAACGGCACGACCAACGAAGACCGCACCAACTACTTCGAGACCGTGCCCGTGTCGGCGCTCGATCGCACGCTGTTCCTGGAATCGGACCGCATGGGCCACTTGTTAGGCGCGATCGATTCGGCCCGGCTCACCCTCCAGCGCGGCGTCGTGCAGAACGAAAAGCGCCAGGACGAAAACGAGCCGTACGGGAAAACCGAGGTCATCATTCCGGAGAATACCTACCCCGCCGGCCATCCGTATTCCCACTCGGTGATCGGCTCGATGGATGATCTCGATGCCGCGTCGCTGGAAGACGTCAAGACGTGGTTCCGCACCTACTATGGTCCGGCCAACGTCACCCTCTCGATCGCCGGCGACATCACGGTCGAGGCCGCGCGGCAGAAAGCACAACAGTATTTCGGCGACATTCCGCCGGGCCCCCCGATCACCAAACAGAGCACGTGGATCGCCAAGATGACCGGCGTGCACCGCCAGATCATGCAGGACCGCGTTCCGCAGGCGCGCACCTACCAGGTGTGGAACGTGCCCGAATTCGGCGCCCCCGATGCGACCTACCTCGGCCTCGTCGCCAGCATTCTCGGGTCGGGCAAAGCGTCCCGACTGTACAAGCGCCTCGTCTACCGCGACCGCACCGCCACCGACGTCTTCGCCTACCTGAACGCGCGCGAGATCGGCGGGCAGTTCAACATCGTCGCCACCGCGCAGCCTAACGGAAAACTCGACGACGTGGAACGCGCGGTGAACGAAGAGCTCGCGGCATTCATTCGTACTGGACCCACCCCGACCGAGCTCGCGCGCGTCAAAACCGAGTATCGCGCCGATTTCGTCCGCCGCGTGGAACGCATCGGCGGGTTCGGCGGCACCTCGGACATCCTCGCGCGGGGCCAGACCTTCGTCGGCAACCCCGGCGAATACAAGGTGGAGCTCCAACGCGTCCAACGCGCGACGATTGCCGACCTGCGCGGCGCCGCCCAACGCTGGTTGAGCGATGGCGTCTACGTGCTCGACGTGGTGCCGTTCCCCGATTTCGCCGCCGCCGCCGGAGGCGTGGATCGCAAGACGATGCCCGCAATCGGCACGCCGCCCGATGCGCCGCTTCCACCGGCAGAGCATGCCACCCTGTCCAACGGACTCAAGGTGGTGCTCTCGCGGCGCACGACCATCCCGCTGGTGCGCATGTCCATGCTGCTCGACGCCGGCTTCGCCGCGGACAAGCCTAACGCACCCGGCGTGTCATCCATGACCATGCGGATGCTCGATGAAGGCACCACCACCCGCTCGGCAACGCAAATCAGCGACGCGCTCGCCTCGCTCGGCGCCGACCTCGGCGCGTCGTCCGGCCTCGACGTCGCAACGGTCTCGCTGTCGGTGCTGCGCGACAAAATGGATTCGGCGCTGGCGCTCTACGCCGACGTGATTCTGCATCCCACGTTCCCCGCCAGTGACCTCGCTCGGGAAAAGCAGGCGACGCTCGCCAACATCCAACAGGAAAAAGTAGAGCCCACCGGCCTCGCGCTCCGCGTCGTGCCGGCGCTCCTGTACGGACCGGGACACGCATACTCGCAGCCGCTCACCGGGAGCGGCACCGAGGCGTCAGTGAACGCGATGACCCGCGATGACCTCGCCGCGTTCGCCCGCTCGTGGTTCAAGCCGAATCACGCGACGCTCGTCGTCGTCGGCGACATTACGATGGCCGAGCTCGCGCCGAAGCTCGAGCGCGTGTTCAAGGACTGGAAGCCGGGCGACGTCCCGGCCGAGAACATCGCCACGGTGCCCGGCCCAACGAAGACGAAGGTCTACATCCTCGACCGCCCCGGCGCCGAGCAGTCGATCATCATCGGCGGCTCGCTCATTGCGCCCACCGCCAACCCGCACGAGCTCGCATTCGAGACGCTCAATGACGCGTTCGGCGGCTCGTTCAGCTCGCGAATCAACATGAATCTGCGCGAGGACAAGCACTGGTCGTACGGCTCCTTCGCCTTCGCACAGGACGCGCGCGGCCAGCGCCCCTGGTTCATTTACGCGCCGGTGCAAACCGACAAGACCAAGGAGTCGTTAGCCGAGTTGGTGAAGGAGCTGCACGACATCGCCGGCGCACGCCCGCTCACCGCCGCCGAAGTTCAGGGCGCCAAGGATCGCGAGACGCTCACGCTCGCCGGACGCTGGGAAACCGGCGGCGCCGTGCGCGGCGCGCTCTCGGATATCGCGGCCTACGGTTTGCCCGACGACTACTACCAGACGTACGAGTCGCGCATCCGCGCGTTGACGCCGGAGGACATCGCCAAAGCCGTGTCGACGTTCATCCAGCCCGACCGCGAGATCTGGGTGGTGGTCGGCGACCGCGCCAAGATCGAGGCAGGCGTGCGACAGCTTGCGTTAGGCGAAGTGACGTTCCTCGACGCCGACGGCAAACCGGAAACGACGTCGCCCTGA